The Xyrauchen texanus isolate HMW12.3.18 chromosome 33, RBS_HiC_50CHRs, whole genome shotgun sequence region atgctaattttcccagcttgtatagctaatgcgcatgcatgctctcaagttgattgacaggtgatgtctctaTCTAGAAGGTGATATTTTATACCTgttaggcgggacttcctttctccatccgttgaccgttgggcgttccaatttctcccattcattataatagaagtggcccgtctctgctaaaaaGTCTGGCAGTACTGGActctaaaatacagcatttcatcTAGAAGTGACATCACTCAAATGATTTTTAAATCCATATCCAGTGATCATAAACGATTGGAAAGGTCATGGAAGTTCACCGGTCGAAAAGTGTGGGAAACCTGCTTGAAGTTCAATCCGGCTGTGGACTGTCCTGCTCAACAGATGGCGCTGTTGCACTGAGGGGCCCTTATCAATCACATTGATTTTCACCAGTTATGGGGGCTTACCCATCCCCCCTGGAAACTATGCCCCTGGTATAACCCATTTAAGGGCAAGAGAGAAGTAAACTAACATTACAATCAGTGACATTGTGAAACCAAACACTTTTGATTATACACACGCACAGATCAATTGgctttaaattattgtatttatttctgcCCATCATTGAGATGGTGTTTGGCGCGATTTCGGGAGTGATTGCACAATGGGAGCTCATTGATATTCAGAGGGAACGACGGCTCTTTAAGCAACACAATCTATTAATTAGACTCCTCATCCATTCAATCTGTATCAACACTGTTTTGTTTTCCCCTGTTTAGATTTGTCTGACTGCGGCCTTGTTAGTTTCCCAGACGGCGTCTTTAAAATGCTGCGTAGTTGCACAGAAAACATCCACAAAATCTCCCTCGCCAACAACCAGCTTAAATCCTTGAGCCACAAGTTCTTCCGCACTTTTACACAGTTAACAGGTAAGACTGTTTCCAAGTTCCTCTTATAAGAGAGTTATTCACTATTAAAGGGAtggctcacccaaaaatgtgaattctgtcatcatttattcaccctcgtgtCGTTTCGAACCTGTGTTCGAACGTGCTTTCTTACACGTACAAAACAAAGcgaaatgttagacagaatgttagatgggtcaatgacgtgatgcaaatattaaatacatttgtgtCCAGATATTTTGTTattcaaagataaaaaaaaaaaatgcatttcaaacaaaacaatgactTACATCTCTACTATGataaacaggttttttttttttatatattttttaaacacgttAAAAGctcaaaatattgaaaaaaataaatgtcggCATGAGTAGTGCAGGATAAtctttagaggtcgaccgatagtgcattttgccgataccgataattATGGTGATGGTTAAGGCctataaccgattaatcggcagaTAGTTTTTAAattcgatttatagaatgtaatatatatatatatgtacactcacctaaaggattattaggaacacctgttcaatttctcattaatgcaattatctaatcaaccaatcacatggcagttgcttcaatgcatttaggggtgtggtcctggtcaagacaatctcctgaactccaaactgaatgtcagaatgggaaagaaaggtgatttaagccattttgagcgtggcatggttgttggtgccagacgggccggtctgagtatttcacaatctgctcagttactgggattttcacgcacaaccatttctagggtttacaaagaatggtgtgaaaagggaaaaacatccagtatgcggcagtcctgtgggctgaaaatgccttgttgatgctagaggtcagaggagaatgggccgactgattcaagctgatagaagagcaactttgcctgaaataaccactcgttacaaccgaggtatgcagcaaagcatttgtgaagccacaacacgcacaaccttgaggcggatgggctacaacagcagaagaccccaccgggtaccactcatctccactacaaataggaaaaagaggctacaatttgcaggctcaccaaaattggacagttgaagactggaaaaatgttgcctggtctgatgagtctcgatttctgttgagacattcagatagtagagtcagaatttggcgtaaacagaatgagaacatggatccatcatgccttgttaccactgtgcaggctggtggtggtggtgtaatggtgtgggggatgttttcttggcacactttaggccccttagtgccaattgggcatcatttaaatgccacggcctacctgagcattgtttctgaccatgtccatccctttatggccaccatgtacccatcctctgatggctacttccagcaggataatgcaccatgtcacaaagctcgaatcatttcaaattggtttcttgaacatgacaatgagttcactgtactaaaatggcccccacagtcaccagatctcaacccaatagagcatctttggaatgtggtggaacgggagcttcgtgccctggatgtgcatcccacaaatctccatcaactgcaagatgctatcctatcaatatgggccaacatttctaaagaatgctttcagcaccttgttgaatcaatgccacgtagaattaaggcagttctgaaggcgaaagggggtcaaacacaggattagtatgtgttcctaataatcctttaggtgagtgtatatatattgtttcttCACTATGGAGGGAAAAGACAAagaatccaaaaaaaaaaaaaatcccagattcagttttttgttcaaccaaaatcacaataatagccaaaataaatgagaaaatgtgTTGCGTAATGCGTGACTTTTAGGGATAAACAAGCCCAagaaacacactggggactcttattttgaaattacgaaatgatgtaaaaactatcggcaacaatcggcatagattttttgccaataactgatattcccaaaaagcaactatcggcactgattcatcagtaaaaccgatatatcggtcttcctctattaatattattaattctacttattaataataatattaatataaaaaagagcattgaaacaattttgttaatcattattaatcttttaaaaataaaatatgtccaCCAAAttaaagtcatgtggtgtaaccaacatgtagttagccatttaattgtttatgttgacaaaaacatatgattaaaaaaaaatggcccaTTTTGTTCAGGTgcactcatgtattcaaggtgcaaattaagtattttaataccttttaaatAATGGTTAcaacacatgacattttaaagtaattaaataaaacttgTTTGTAGAAATTGCAATTATTTAAAGATTTTCTCATTTTTACCACCTcgaacaaccttatttgtcaatgacccaggTAACTccgtcaccattcgctttcattgtatagTGAATGGTAAccgagactaacattctgctatccttttgtgtcccaagaaagtcataaaagtttggaacaacgtgaaggTGAGTAGATGACGACAGATGTCTCCCGTGTTTCTTTTGCTCTCACACAGTGCTGTCGACTGATATTTCTACTGCAAAAATCTAGACTTTTTTCTGTACCTGTAGAGTTGGATCTGCAGGGTAACGTCCTCACCACGCTGCCAGAGGCGGTTGGTGAAATGCAGCACTTGATCAGAATCAACCTCTCCAAAAACAGGCTGTCGGTTTTCCCTGATCGACTGATGGACGTGAGCAGCCTCGAGGACATCAGCGTCGAAGGGAACCAGATCACAGGTAACTAGACCAAGAGACTACAACAAACACAGGGCCTGAAAATCATTTCTGAAAAGTTTTAGTAGTtaaaacaagtttattgatttgatttgttcatctgtatctatTGATTTACTAATATAGAGTCTAATTTGCAGCATtactgtaaagtgaataaaactGTGCGGGAATTTTCTGCATTACCAATGTggaaattattaaaattgtgcgCAATACCCACAGTCCTGCGGTGAATTTCAGGCTCTGCAAACTATTATCTTAAAATATGCAAGTTGCCCTGATTCTCCtcctttattatttaattttttcaccaaaaaaaaaaacaaagaaaacattacTCTTCAATCTAAATTAATGCAATGAAAATCTGCGTCAATAGCATTTTTTGTTTCCCCTATTCTTGTCATATAGGTCAAAGtgggccaaatcaaaggtcatcgCAGGCCAACTTTGACCCTAGTTTAGGCATCTCTGCACTAGCGTCACAAAGATCCAGATGTTTCATTGAATATagaatagggctgggtatcgagtttgaGCCTCTAAACAaccgagtatcaaaaaatgtcttgtcgttcggtaccacaTTTCGATACttaaggggttaatctcatcaacgtcagtgataagcatgtagcatgctagatgttcccaaatctaaaatctaaaagtgccggtgattggctgtgtttaggcatcaaggaaaaacactagttttatGTATGCCGGTTATGCCCAGAGATGTGGCTCACATGTTAGGctgtattgtgtatgtgtttcaaaccccatacatgtgaaagatgtggaaTAGATCAAAAGTGTggatttcaccaggctcgatgccaacagcacgcaatgcaatatttgcaacAAGATAATTTCTGCCAAGACCtgcaacacgacaaatctgatgaagaacttgacagatttcataaaattggtatcgaaacAAATatagtttaggaaccggtatcgaagtcaaggtattggtatcaaattttttttaacaatacccAGCCTTAATATAGAGTGTAATTTCAGATTGTAAAGCCAGCAGAAATGGATTTATAGGAAAGATAAAGATTTATTGTCAATAAAAATCAAAGCCAGACAATTCTACCTGCTGTATTAAAAACTGATGCTCGTATGAATTATTCAAGTAAGACAGTCCAAACGTCTCTGATCAGAAACAAACATCAGTCCACGAAACAACGACATTTGTTTGGCAGAGGAACACATTCGCTTTATGGTCTAGGGAGTTTTGAAGCAGCCGTACAGAACCGATTTCAAGTTTATGGAGTACTTTAATAGTACTCCATGACACAAACGCATTTGTCACACGTTTATTCAAATGTAAGAAATCTGCTGTACACAAGATTCATGCACTTTAACTATGATCATTTACACAGTGGAGAGAAA contains the following coding sequences:
- the lrrc20 gene encoding leucine-rich repeat-containing protein 20 isoform X1; this translates as METISPEHRRMAEAVAKVARRVNDTMEDGRDSLDLSDCGLVSFPDGVFKMLRSCTENIHKISLANNQLKSLSHKFFRTFTQLTELDLQGNVLTTLPEAVGEMQHLIRINLSKNRLSVFPDRLMDVSSLEDISVEGNQITELPMDKLSVMPALKSLDVRSNPLTVEAASVPHQFNLLT
- the lrrc20 gene encoding leucine-rich repeat-containing protein 20 isoform X2; translation: MAEAVAKVARRVNDTMEDGRDSLDLSDCGLVSFPDGVFKMLRSCTENIHKISLANNQLKSLSHKFFRTFTQLTELDLQGNVLTTLPEAVGEMQHLIRINLSKNRLSVFPDRLMDVSSLEDISVEGNQITELPMDKLSVMPALKSLDVRSNPLTVEAASVPHQFNLLT